In Kitasatospora sp. NA04385, a single genomic region encodes these proteins:
- a CDS encoding non-ribosomal peptide synthetase — translation MPYEPDAAAYVIFTSGSTGRPKGVVTPYHGLTNMQLNHREAIFDPVVASAGGRRLRIAHTVSFSFDMSWEELLWLVEGHEVHVLDEALRRDAQGLADYCAKHAVDVINVTPSYAQALVECGLLDEGRHRPVLVLLGGEAVAETLWTRLRDTPGVMGYNLYGPTEYTINTLGGGTLDSASATVGRPIWNTVAHVLDGHLRPVPVGVAGELYVSGVGLARGYLNRPGLTAERFVADPFGEPGARMYRTGDVVRWRQDGLLDFLGRADDQVKIRGYRIEPGEIEDALTAHPGVAQAAVVVREDAPGVKRLVAYLVGPAEAELDALRTALAARLPEYMVPSAFVVLDALPLTVNGKLDRSALPAPRSGGGERAPRGAREEILCGAFGETVGLDEVGPEENFFDLGGHSLLAARLIARVRKALGGTLTVRDLFEAPTPAALAHRLDGPADTRPALTRRTRPADLPLSHAQRRMWFLQNLDGDGSTYNVPLVVRVTGPLDPDALRAAVRTVSERHESLRTVFTERDGSVFQQVLAAPAPAEAVEVRPVSEAGLDAAVRDAVRHGFDLATERPLRVTLLELGPEDHVLVLLFHHIAGDEWSMNPFVEELTAAYTAAATGAEAELPPLPVQYADYTLWQQELLAEGPDSLLGRQLAHWQQALAGLPEELALPLDHPRTPVAHHRGDTVHAQVPPAVYRGLREAARATGTTTFMLLQAAVATLLHRLGAGEDIPLGAPVAGRSDAGLDRLVGFFVNTVVLRADLSGDPTFAELLGRVREFDLAAFAHQDLPFDRLVEAVNPPRVPGRHPLFQVMLGYQHNDGRAGRLLGLESRILPSELGAAKFELDFNFEETSTAEEIDIAFEYAADLYDRTTAEALVERLLAVLAQVAADPHRRVGSLDVLTAGERAQLGEWALTGRELPSASVAELLAERAVSVPGETALVFGSQAWSYAELDARVDRLARLFAARGAGPESVVALGLPRSLDMVAALFAVLRAGAAYLPLELDYPADRLAFMVEDTAPVVLVTDSATAALPRMPFTPGVPQLLLDDPAVEAELAAFPADPYRVPYEPDAAAYVIFTSGSTGRPKGVVTPYHGLTNMQLNHREAIFDPVVASAGGRRLRIAHTVSFSFDMSWEELLWLVEGHEVHVLDEALRRDAEALSAYCAAHAVDVINVTPSYAQALVDRGLLDEGRHRPVLVLLGGEAVAETLWSKLSETPGVMGYNLYGPTEYTINTLGGGTLDSATATVGRPIWNTVAHVLDGDLRPVPVGVAGELYVSGVGLARGYLNRPGLTAERFVADPFGAPGARMYRTGDVVRWRQDGLLDFLGRADDQVKIRGYRVEPGEIEDALSAHQDVAQAAVVVREDTPGVKRLAAYLVPSEGTLISAAAIRRTLAARLPEYMVPSAFVVLDALPLTVNGKLDRSSLPAPRAEDFTTGGERRAPRYPSERAVHAAFTEVLGLPAVGIDENFFDLGGHSLLAMELLQRLRTDFEGDLRLPDLLTRPTVSALAEFLVDRLVDAALGDTPPCSA, via the coding sequence GTGCCGTACGAGCCGGACGCGGCCGCGTACGTGATCTTCACGTCGGGTTCGACCGGTCGGCCGAAGGGTGTGGTGACGCCGTACCACGGCCTGACCAACATGCAGTTGAACCACCGCGAGGCGATCTTCGACCCGGTGGTGGCCTCGGCCGGCGGTCGGCGGCTGCGGATCGCGCACACGGTGTCCTTCTCCTTCGACATGTCGTGGGAAGAGCTGCTCTGGCTGGTCGAGGGCCACGAGGTGCACGTCCTGGACGAGGCGCTGCGCCGCGACGCCCAGGGCCTGGCCGACTACTGCGCCAAGCACGCCGTGGACGTCATCAACGTCACCCCGTCCTACGCCCAGGCCCTGGTGGAGTGCGGTCTGCTGGACGAGGGTCGGCACCGCCCGGTGCTGGTGCTGCTCGGCGGTGAGGCGGTGGCCGAGACGCTGTGGACCCGCCTGCGGGACACCCCCGGCGTGATGGGCTACAACCTGTACGGGCCGACCGAGTACACCATCAACACGCTCGGCGGCGGCACCCTCGACTCCGCGTCGGCCACGGTCGGCCGGCCGATCTGGAACACCGTCGCGCACGTCCTGGACGGTCACCTGCGGCCGGTTCCGGTGGGGGTGGCGGGTGAGCTGTACGTCTCCGGCGTCGGCCTGGCCCGCGGCTACCTGAACCGTCCGGGCCTGACGGCGGAGCGCTTCGTCGCCGACCCGTTCGGCGAGCCCGGCGCCCGGATGTACCGCACCGGCGACGTGGTGCGCTGGCGCCAGGACGGCCTGCTGGACTTCCTCGGCCGGGCCGACGACCAGGTCAAGATCCGCGGCTACCGGATCGAGCCCGGCGAGATCGAGGACGCCCTCACCGCCCACCCCGGCGTCGCCCAGGCCGCCGTGGTCGTCCGCGAGGACGCCCCGGGCGTCAAGCGCCTGGTCGCCTACCTGGTCGGCCCCGCCGAGGCCGAACTCGACGCGCTGCGCACCGCGTTGGCCGCCCGGCTGCCCGAGTACATGGTGCCCTCGGCCTTCGTGGTCCTGGACGCCCTGCCGCTGACCGTCAACGGCAAGCTCGACCGGTCCGCCCTGCCCGCCCCGCGCAGCGGCGGCGGCGAGCGGGCCCCGCGCGGCGCCCGCGAGGAGATCCTGTGCGGCGCCTTCGGCGAGACGGTCGGCCTGGACGAGGTCGGACCGGAGGAGAACTTCTTCGACCTCGGCGGCCACTCGCTGCTCGCCGCCCGGTTGATCGCCCGGGTCCGCAAGGCGCTCGGCGGCACGCTCACCGTCCGCGACCTGTTCGAGGCGCCGACCCCCGCCGCCCTCGCCCACCGCCTGGACGGCCCCGCCGACACCCGCCCCGCCCTCACCCGCCGCACCCGCCCCGCCGACCTGCCGCTGTCGCACGCCCAGCGCCGGATGTGGTTCCTGCAGAACCTCGACGGCGACGGCTCGACCTACAACGTCCCGCTGGTCGTCCGGGTCACCGGCCCGCTCGACCCGGACGCCCTGCGCGCCGCCGTCCGCACCGTCAGCGAACGGCACGAGAGCCTGCGCACCGTGTTCACCGAACGCGACGGCTCGGTGTTCCAGCAGGTCCTGGCCGCCCCGGCGCCCGCCGAGGCGGTCGAGGTCCGCCCCGTGTCCGAGGCCGGGCTCGACGCCGCCGTGCGGGACGCCGTCCGCCACGGCTTCGACCTCGCCACCGAACGGCCGCTGCGCGTCACCCTGCTCGAACTCGGGCCCGAGGACCACGTGCTGGTGCTGCTGTTCCACCACATCGCGGGCGACGAGTGGTCGATGAACCCGTTCGTGGAGGAGCTGACCGCCGCCTACACCGCCGCCGCCACCGGAGCGGAGGCCGAACTGCCGCCGCTGCCCGTCCAGTACGCCGACTACACGCTCTGGCAGCAGGAGCTGCTCGCCGAGGGCCCCGACAGCCTGCTGGGACGCCAACTCGCCCACTGGCAGCAGGCGCTGGCCGGGCTCCCGGAGGAGCTCGCGCTGCCGCTGGACCACCCGCGCACCCCCGTCGCCCACCACCGCGGCGACACCGTGCACGCCCAGGTGCCGCCCGCCGTCTACCGGGGCCTGCGGGAGGCCGCCCGGGCCACCGGCACCACCACCTTCATGCTGCTCCAGGCCGCCGTCGCGACCCTGCTGCACCGCCTCGGCGCGGGCGAGGACATCCCGCTCGGCGCCCCCGTCGCGGGCCGTTCGGACGCCGGACTCGACCGGCTGGTCGGCTTCTTCGTCAACACCGTGGTGCTCCGCGCCGACCTGTCCGGCGATCCGACCTTCGCCGAACTGCTGGGCCGCGTCCGCGAGTTCGACCTCGCCGCGTTCGCCCACCAGGACCTGCCGTTCGACCGCCTGGTGGAGGCCGTCAACCCGCCCCGCGTCCCCGGCCGGCACCCGCTGTTCCAGGTGATGCTGGGCTACCAGCACAACGACGGCCGGGCCGGCCGCCTGCTCGGCCTGGAGAGCCGGATCCTGCCGAGCGAGCTCGGCGCGGCCAAGTTCGAACTCGACTTCAACTTCGAGGAGACCTCCACGGCGGAGGAGATCGACATCGCCTTCGAGTACGCCGCCGACCTCTACGACCGCACCACCGCCGAAGCCCTGGTCGAACGGCTGCTCGCCGTCCTCGCCCAGGTCGCCGCCGACCCGCACCGCCGGGTCGGCAGCCTGGACGTGCTGACGGCGGGTGAGCGGGCGCAGTTGGGTGAGTGGGCGTTGACGGGGCGGGAGTTGCCGTCGGCGTCGGTGGCGGAGTTGTTGGCGGAGCGGGCGGTGTCGGTGCCGGGTGAGACGGCGCTGGTGTTCGGTTCGCAGGCGTGGTCGTACGCGGAGCTGGACGCGCGGGTGGACCGGTTGGCGCGGTTGTTCGCGGCGCGGGGGGCTGGTCCGGAGTCGGTGGTGGCGTTGGGGTTGCCGCGGTCGTTGGACATGGTGGCGGCGCTGTTCGCGGTGCTGCGGGCGGGTGCGGCCTATCTGCCGCTGGAACTCGACTACCCGGCCGACCGGTTGGCGTTCATGGTGGAGGACACCGCCCCGGTCGTCCTGGTCACCGACTCCGCCACCGCCGCCCTGCCCCGGATGCCGTTCACCCCGGGCGTCCCCCAGCTGCTGCTGGACGACCCGGCGGTCGAGGCCGAACTCGCCGCCTTCCCCGCCGACCCCTACCGGGTGCCGTACGAGCCGGACGCGGCCGCGTACGTGATCTTCACGTCGGGTTCGACCGGTCGGCCGAAGGGTGTGGTGACGCCGTACCACGGGCTGACCAACATGCAGTTGAACCACCGCGAGGCGATCTTCGACCCGGTGGTGGCCTCGGCGGGCGGTCGGCGGCTGCGGATCGCGCACACCGTCTCGTTCTCCTTCGACATGTCGTGGGAGGAGCTGCTCTGGCTGGTCGAGGGCCACGAGGTGCACGTGCTGGACGAGGCGCTGCGCCGCGACGCGGAGGCGCTCTCCGCGTACTGCGCCGCGCACGCGGTGGACGTCATCAACGTCACGCCCTCCTACGCCCAGGCGCTCGTCGACCGGGGCCTGCTGGACGAGGGTCGGCACCGTCCGGTGCTGGTGCTGCTCGGCGGCGAGGCGGTGGCCGAGACGCTCTGGTCGAAGCTGTCCGAGACGCCCGGCGTGATGGGCTACAACCTGTACGGGCCGACCGAGTACACCATCAACACGCTCGGCGGCGGCACCCTGGACTCGGCCACGGCCACGGTCGGCCGGCCGATCTGGAACACCGTCGCGCACGTCCTGGACGGCGACCTGCGGCCGGTTCCGGTGGGGGTGGCGGGTGAGCTGTACGTCTCCGGCGTCGGCCTGGCCCGCGGCTACCTGAACCGTCCGGGCCTGACGGCGGAGCGCTTCGTCGCCGACCCGTTCGGTGCGCCCGGCGCCCGGATGTACCGCACCGGCGACGTGGTGCGCTGGCGGCAGGACGGCCTGCTGGACTTCCTCGGCCGGGCCGACGACCAGGTCAAGATCCGCGGCTACCGGGTCGAGCCCGGTGAGATCGAGGACGCACTGAGCGCGCATCAGGACGTCGCCCAGGCGGCGGTCGTGGTCCGCGAGGACACCCCCGGGGTGAAGCGCCTGGCTGCCTACCTGGTGCCAAGTGAGGGTACCCTTATCTCGGCCGCTGCGATCCGTCGTACGCTGGCCGCCCGGCTGCCCGAGTACATGGTGCCCTCGGCCTTCGTGGTCCTGGACGCCCTGCCGCTGACCGTCAACGGCAAGCTCGACCGGAGCTCCCTGCCCGCACCCCGGGCCGAGGACTTCACCACCGGCGGCGAACGGCGCGCCCCGCGCTACCCGAGCGAGCGGGCGGTGCACGCGGCGTTCACCGAGGTGCTCGGCCTGCCCGCGGTCGGCATCGACGAGAACTTCTTCGACCTCGGCGGCCACTCACTGCTGGCGATGGAGCTGCTCCAGCGCCTGCGCACCGACTTCGAAGGGGACCTCCGCCTGCCCGACCTGCTCACCCGGCCCACCGTCTCGGCCCTCGCCGAGTTCCTGGTCGACCGGCTGGTCGACGCCGCCCTCGGCGACACCCCGCCCTGCTCCGCCTGA